From Gammaproteobacteria bacterium, the proteins below share one genomic window:
- a CDS encoding flagellar basal body P-ring protein FlgI, giving the protein MKIRWLAVFSVLMLGALSWAERIKDIATVQGVRSNPLIGYGLVVGLDGTGEPTVYPTHEFRSMLLRLGITLPSNLNLKLKNVAIVTVQAELPPFARPGQTIDVTVSSLGEAKSLRGGSLLMTPLKGIDGQVYAIAQGNLVVGGFGAQGADGSKVTVNVPTTGRIPNGATIERTVPSPFDQGDFVTFLLKRPDFTTAKRMADAINQVVGPNVARPLDAGSVQVSAPRDRATRVMYLANLENITLTEASAPAKVVVNSRTGTIVIGQNVRVSPAAVAHGNLVVTIAENPQVSQPNPLAGGQTTVTQQSSVQVSEEQARVFLFAPGVQLKDIVKAINAVGAAPGDLMAILEALKQANALHAELVVI; this is encoded by the coding sequence ATGAAAATTCGTTGGTTGGCAGTGTTTTCTGTGCTCATGCTTGGCGCATTGAGCTGGGCAGAAAGAATCAAGGACATCGCGACTGTTCAAGGTGTGCGCAGTAACCCTTTGATTGGCTATGGTCTTGTGGTTGGCCTTGATGGGACTGGCGAGCCCACTGTGTACCCGACACACGAATTTCGTTCGATGCTGCTAAGGCTTGGCATCACGTTGCCCTCCAATTTGAATCTGAAACTGAAGAATGTGGCCATTGTCACCGTGCAAGCTGAGCTTCCACCATTTGCGCGCCCTGGGCAAACCATTGACGTCACTGTCTCAAGCTTGGGGGAGGCCAAAAGTTTGCGGGGTGGTAGCTTACTCATGACGCCCTTAAAGGGCATCGATGGGCAGGTGTATGCCATTGCTCAGGGAAATCTCGTGGTAGGAGGCTTTGGCGCCCAAGGGGCAGATGGCTCGAAAGTGACGGTGAATGTTCCGACGACGGGTCGGATACCCAATGGTGCGACGATCGAACGTACGGTACCGTCTCCTTTCGACCAAGGTGATTTTGTGACGTTTTTATTGAAGCGACCGGATTTTACGACAGCCAAACGAATGGCGGACGCCATCAATCAGGTGGTTGGGCCCAATGTGGCTCGCCCCCTGGACGCTGGGAGCGTACAGGTAAGTGCGCCTCGCGATCGGGCAACACGAGTGATGTATTTGGCCAACCTTGAGAACATCACCCTGACCGAAGCGAGTGCACCAGCCAAGGTTGTGGTCAACAGCCGCACCGGCACCATTGTCATCGGGCAGAATGTTCGTGTGAGCCCAGCGGCGGTGGCTCACGGCAACCTGGTCGTGACCATTGCTGAGAATCCGCAGGTCAGCCAACCCAATCCGCTTGCTGGGGGACAAACGACGGTGACCCAGCAGTCTTCCGTTCAGGTATCGGAAGAGCAAGCTCGAGTGTTTCTTTTCGCGCCTGGCGTTCAGCTTAAGGACATTGTGAAAGCCATCAACGCGGTGGGGGCGGCACCCGGCGATTTGATGGCAATCTTGGAGGCGCTCAAGCAAGCCAACGCACTGCACGCTGAACTTGTGGTGATATAA
- the flgJ gene encoding flagellar assembly peptidoglycan hydrolase FlgJ, with protein MTSVVNQSVFDLAELHRLTSAGKSRPESLRQAAVEFESMLYRQLLKSMRSVNELFAEDNPLSSQRTRFYEGMWDDQMAAVMARVQGAGLTDVIVRQLSSAPNQAPMMKKGLTSLMPAQAVGVIEKKTPLSPVSSRKQVQQPKQTSTLPESPESFVRWLLPVAQRVAAKTGLPAIGLIAQAALETGWGRHMLRDLFDRPSFNLFNIKADQRWSGPAVKKETIEFDGARMVKVPARFRVYENIEHAFEDLVSFFQSSPRYGQVWQAEKPEQYFEALQSAGYATDPKYAQKLKAVIQHPAIQQLAENLHRNTQD; from the coding sequence ATGACATCGGTCGTCAATCAAAGCGTCTTCGACTTGGCCGAGCTGCACCGACTGACCAGTGCGGGTAAAAGTCGGCCGGAAAGCCTGCGACAAGCCGCTGTTGAGTTTGAATCCATGCTGTATCGCCAACTGTTGAAAAGCATGCGATCGGTCAATGAACTGTTCGCCGAGGACAACCCGTTGTCATCACAGCGCACGCGCTTTTACGAGGGCATGTGGGATGATCAGATGGCGGCAGTGATGGCAAGGGTTCAGGGAGCAGGGTTGACCGATGTGATTGTTCGACAGTTGTCATCTGCGCCTAATCAGGCCCCTATGATGAAAAAAGGTTTGACATCGCTGATGCCAGCTCAGGCCGTTGGTGTCATTGAGAAGAAAACACCCTTGTCCCCCGTGTCGAGTCGGAAGCAAGTTCAGCAGCCTAAACAAACATCAACATTGCCCGAGTCTCCAGAGTCTTTTGTCCGTTGGCTGTTGCCAGTGGCGCAGCGTGTTGCGGCAAAAACCGGTTTGCCTGCCATCGGACTGATTGCCCAAGCAGCGCTAGAGACAGGGTGGGGGCGCCATATGTTGCGCGACTTATTCGATCGGCCTTCCTTTAATCTCTTTAACATTAAGGCAGACCAGCGTTGGTCTGGCCCTGCGGTGAAAAAAGAAACCATTGAATTCGACGGGGCGCGTATGGTCAAAGTGCCTGCGCGTTTTCGCGTGTACGAAAACATTGAGCACGCCTTCGAAGATTTGGTGAGCTTTTTCCAATCGAGCCCCCGTTACGGGCAGGTTTGGCAAGCCGAAAAACCAGAGCAGTATTTTGAAGCGTTGCAAAGCGCCGGTTACGCCACAGACCCTAAGTACGCCCAAAAACTCAAAGCTGTCATTCAACACCCGGCCATCCAACAATTGGCCGAAAATTTGCATAGAAATACACAAGATTAA
- the flgK gene encoding flagellar hook-associated protein FlgK: MGTEAIMAGVDLLNVAISGLQGSQSGLDTTANNISNVNTEGYSRQRVEFTPLGAVPFGNNFFGAGVDVQSVTRIIDQIATLELRTSQSDFEQLSAFAGLATRLDEVLGDENLGLSSALQGFFDAIHGVASDPSSLAQREVMFHQIQAVSQRFNNLYANLQQMAESTNQQIASVVAKINTLGQNIAALNEDIIAAKGQAQGAPNDLLDRRDNLIRELSGLVKVFTVEQDDGAVNVFIGNGQGLVVGVNSTTLATTTSGERPGHLDIVLQNGSTQIDITANIEGGKLGGLRTFRDDMLEPAINRIGKVALALADQINRQHRLGIDLNGQLGGDVFTDINATSAQQARVAQSPSNTGTLDVQLRIDDTNLLTDDNYRLSFDGVNFQLTNDRTGSVVSTFPPPGATPATISVPSEGFSIVINGGTANAGDRFFIQPTRLGALQLATALTTPEQIAAANPIRFTARGTNSGSGALVSVDVTDTTTAAFSTPGTLSPPLEIQFTSVTAYNVVDPTGPTVLGSGVFTPGQENNVLAGAGLSLGYEIVMKGAPAAGDVFDVTFNSGGVGDNRNAEKLAALQTSKVMEQGSADFQQSYLQLVSRVGAQTQESLINRDAAQSLVRAAESRRQQASGVNLDEEAANLIRFQQAYQASAQVISVARNIFQTLIDSV; the protein is encoded by the coding sequence ATGGGGACGGAGGCAATCATGGCAGGTGTTGATTTATTGAATGTAGCCATTTCTGGCTTGCAAGGTTCACAAAGTGGCTTAGACACCACGGCAAATAACATTTCCAACGTCAATACGGAAGGTTATTCACGCCAGCGTGTTGAATTTACGCCATTGGGCGCAGTACCGTTCGGTAACAATTTCTTTGGCGCCGGGGTCGATGTGCAAAGTGTCACTCGCATCATCGATCAGATCGCCACGTTAGAATTAAGAACCTCCCAATCTGACTTTGAACAACTGTCTGCCTTTGCTGGACTGGCCACACGTTTGGATGAAGTGCTTGGCGATGAGAACCTTGGCTTGAGTTCGGCATTGCAAGGTTTTTTCGATGCCATTCATGGTGTGGCATCCGACCCTTCGTCTCTCGCCCAGCGCGAGGTGATGTTTCATCAAATTCAGGCGGTCAGTCAGCGGTTCAACAATCTGTACGCCAATCTGCAGCAGATGGCGGAAAGTACCAACCAGCAGATTGCTTCAGTGGTGGCAAAGATCAACACGCTCGGGCAAAACATTGCCGCTTTAAATGAAGACATTATTGCGGCCAAGGGGCAGGCTCAGGGCGCACCGAACGATTTGCTTGATCGAAGAGATAACCTGATTAGAGAACTTTCCGGGCTTGTCAAAGTGTTTACCGTCGAGCAGGACGATGGGGCAGTCAATGTCTTTATCGGTAATGGTCAAGGATTGGTTGTCGGGGTCAATTCAACGACACTTGCCACAACCACTAGCGGTGAAAGGCCAGGCCATTTGGATATTGTGTTGCAAAATGGGAGCACTCAGATTGATATCACCGCCAATATTGAAGGCGGAAAACTCGGTGGACTGCGCACATTTCGGGATGATATGTTGGAGCCAGCGATCAATCGAATCGGCAAAGTGGCGTTGGCATTGGCCGATCAAATCAATCGACAACACCGACTTGGAATTGACCTAAACGGGCAACTTGGTGGCGACGTTTTTACGGACATCAACGCAACCAGCGCACAACAGGCTAGGGTGGCGCAATCACCGAGCAATACTGGAACTTTGGACGTTCAGTTGCGGATTGATGACACGAATTTGTTGACGGATGATAACTATCGCCTGAGTTTTGATGGCGTCAACTTTCAATTGACCAACGATCGGACGGGAAGTGTGGTTTCAACGTTTCCACCGCCAGGCGCAACGCCAGCCACCATAAGTGTTCCCAGTGAAGGTTTTTCAATTGTGATTAATGGCGGTACGGCGAATGCGGGTGATCGGTTTTTTATACAGCCAACGCGGCTTGGGGCGTTACAGTTGGCCACCGCCTTGACAACGCCGGAACAAATCGCGGCGGCCAATCCGATTCGCTTCACCGCGCGAGGTACGAACAGTGGCAGCGGCGCTTTGGTTTCAGTGGATGTGACTGATACGACAACAGCGGCTTTCTCAACGCCTGGGACCCTATCGCCCCCATTAGAGATTCAATTCACGTCGGTCACCGCGTACAACGTGGTTGATCCGACCGGCCCGACGGTCCTTGGCAGCGGCGTCTTCACGCCAGGGCAAGAAAATAACGTGTTGGCGGGTGCAGGGCTATCGCTTGGTTACGAAATTGTGATGAAGGGGGCGCCGGCAGCTGGTGATGTGTTTGATGTAACATTCAATAGCGGTGGCGTGGGTGACAATCGTAACGCGGAAAAACTGGCTGCCCTGCAAACAAGCAAGGTAATGGAGCAAGGCAGTGCTGATTTCCAACAGTCCTATCTACAACTCGTTAGCCGAGTTGGTGCCCAAACGCAAGAAAGTCTGATCAATCGTGATGCAGCGCAGAGCCTGGTGCGTGCAGCAGAGTCACGACGCCAACAAGCTTCCGGTGTGAACTTAGATGAAGAAGCGGCCAATCTGATTCGCTTTCAGCAGGCTTATCAGGCTTCGGCGCAAGTGATTAGTGTGGCCCGAAATATTTTTCAAACTTTGATCGATTCAGTATGA